In the Lottiidibacillus patelloidae genome, one interval contains:
- a CDS encoding ABC transporter ATP-binding protein, with protein sequence MSKNNHTQKTGKRLLAYALNFKSIIIIALLMLTVAVAAELTGPFIAKKMIDDNILGIENPWYETTSSDSDTVTYEGTTYKRGDRFLAGEEKGTLIQILQVKRSYYIVNEKVQFDGSRSYDNGKITITSGEKTATYSAEKLSGTELFNFYRPEIDNIIFLLAIYVGLLVFASFFQYGKSVLLQTAANRIIQKMRKDVFAQIQRVPINYFDNRPAGKIVARITNDTEAIRELYVKVLETFFTSTIYMTGIYIALFLLDVKLALITTLLIPIMIIWFILYRKYASHFNHMIRTRVSDLNGIINESIQGMPIIHAFLRKKETKEEFEKLNHEHYSYQNRLLNLNALTSHNLVFALRNVAFVALIWYFGGKSLEATTIISVGVLYAFVDYLNRLFQPVTEVVNQLAQLEQARVASERVFELLDAEGEDVKEGTMPRYDGNVSFNNVSFAYKDDEYVLKNISFEAKKGETVALVGHTGSGKSSIMNLLFRFYDPQKGSILVDGKEVTSMPKQHLRKHMGIVLQDPFLFTGTIASNVTLQDPSITKEIMEKALRDVGAEDFIKRLPKGYDEPVIEKGSTLSAGQRQLISFARALAFNPAILILDEATASIDTETEAIIQDALEVLKKGRTTFIIAHRLSTIKNADQILVLDKGKIVERGTHDELLEHGGKYYQMYEMQQGKQVNAV encoded by the coding sequence TGCAAAGAAGATGATTGACGATAATATTTTAGGAATTGAGAATCCGTGGTACGAAACAACTTCCTCTGACAGTGATACAGTCACTTATGAAGGAACAACGTATAAAAGAGGCGATCGCTTTTTAGCTGGTGAAGAAAAAGGAACTCTCATTCAAATCTTACAAGTTAAACGATCGTACTACATTGTTAATGAGAAGGTACAATTCGATGGTAGTAGAAGTTACGATAATGGAAAAATCACGATAACTTCAGGAGAAAAAACGGCGACATATTCAGCAGAAAAATTATCAGGAACTGAGCTCTTTAATTTTTATCGTCCGGAAATCGATAATATTATTTTCTTACTTGCTATTTATGTTGGGCTGCTAGTCTTTGCATCGTTTTTCCAATATGGAAAGTCCGTGTTGCTCCAGACTGCAGCAAACCGCATAATTCAAAAAATGCGCAAAGATGTTTTTGCACAAATCCAACGGGTGCCAATCAATTATTTTGATAATCGCCCCGCCGGTAAAATTGTTGCCCGGATTACGAATGATACAGAAGCAATCCGTGAGCTTTACGTAAAAGTATTAGAAACATTTTTTACAAGTACGATTTATATGACTGGGATTTATATCGCCCTATTTTTACTTGATGTAAAACTAGCTTTAATTACAACGTTATTAATCCCAATCATGATCATTTGGTTTATTCTATATCGCAAATATGCATCACATTTTAATCACATGATTCGGACACGTGTAAGTGATTTAAATGGAATAATAAATGAATCTATTCAAGGGATGCCAATCATCCATGCCTTCCTCCGTAAAAAGGAAACAAAGGAGGAGTTCGAAAAATTAAATCATGAGCATTATTCGTATCAAAATCGTTTACTAAATTTAAATGCTTTAACATCTCATAACTTAGTTTTCGCCTTACGAAATGTCGCTTTCGTCGCATTAATTTGGTATTTCGGTGGAAAATCACTAGAAGCTACAACAATCATTTCAGTCGGTGTATTATACGCTTTCGTTGATTATTTAAACCGACTTTTCCAACCAGTTACAGAAGTTGTAAATCAATTAGCACAGTTAGAGCAGGCCCGCGTTGCTTCAGAACGTGTATTTGAACTGTTAGATGCTGAAGGTGAAGATGTCAAAGAAGGAACGATGCCAAGGTATGATGGAAATGTTTCCTTTAACAACGTTTCATTTGCCTATAAAGACGATGAGTACGTTTTAAAAAATATTTCCTTTGAAGCAAAAAAAGGAGAGACAGTTGCCTTAGTAGGTCATACTGGATCAGGAAAAAGTTCTATTATGAACTTACTATTTCGTTTTTATGATCCACAAAAAGGATCCATTTTGGTTGATGGGAAAGAAGTAACTTCTATGCCAAAACAACATTTACGTAAGCATATGGGAATCGTTCTGCAAGATCCGTTTTTGTTCACTGGGACGATTGCTTCAAATGTAACGTTACAAGATCCTTCCATTACAAAAGAAATCATGGAAAAGGCCCTTCGAGATGTTGGAGCAGAAGATTTTATAAAGCGATTACCTAAAGGTTATGACGAACCAGTTATTGAAAAAGGTAGTACTTTGTCAGCTGGACAACGTCAGCTCATCTCTTTTGCACGAGCACTTGCCTTTAACCCAGCAATTTTAATCCTTGATGAAGCGACAGCAAGTATAGATACAGAAACAGAAGCTATCATTCAAGATGCACTTGAAGTGTTGAAAAAAGGACGAACAACATTTATTATCGCACATCGTCTTTCAACGATTAAAAACGCAGATCAAATTCTTGTCCTTGATAAAGGGAAAATCGTCGAAAGAGGTACACATGATGAACTTCTTGAGCATGGTGGAAAGTATTATCAAATGTATGAAATGCAGCAAGGCAAACAAGTAAATGCTGTTTAA
- a CDS encoding GNAT family N-acetyltransferase: MELIINNKKINIRSYKESDFEQIHQLNKDESWNNLVEKQTDTRHAWTNSSITYVVTCNEELIGYVRGLTDGHITLYICELLIKKEYRGLQIGTELLSYVHNLYPKTRMELLASTTSHSYYEANKFRKFYGFRRTFEEI; the protein is encoded by the coding sequence ATGGAACTAATAATCAATAACAAAAAAATCAATATTCGTTCGTATAAAGAATCAGACTTTGAACAAATACACCAACTTAATAAAGATGAAAGTTGGAATAACTTAGTGGAAAAACAGACAGATACGAGGCACGCTTGGACAAATTCTTCAATTACGTATGTAGTAACTTGTAATGAAGAACTCATTGGTTATGTTCGCGGATTAACTGATGGTCATATTACTTTATATATTTGTGAATTATTAATAAAGAAAGAATATCGAGGGTTGCAGATTGGTACTGAACTTTTATCTTATGTTCATAACCTATATCCGAAAACACGCATGGAATTACTAGCTTCCACTACTTCACACTCATATTATGAAGCAAATAAATTCCGAAAATTTTATGGCTTCCGTAGAACTTTCGAAGAAATATAA
- a CDS encoding cold-shock protein, with amino-acid sequence MERGKVKWFNSEKGFGFIEREGGEDVFVHFSAIQSDGFKSLEEGEEVTFEIENGQRGPQATNVSKA; translated from the coding sequence ATGGAACGTGGAAAAGTAAAATGGTTTAACAGTGAAAAAGGTTTTGGATTTATTGAGCGCGAAGGTGGAGAAGACGTTTTCGTTCACTTCTCAGCTATCCAGAGTGATGGATTTAAATCGCTTGAAGAAGGCGAAGAAGTAACGTTTGAAATTGAAAATGGCCAAAGAGGTCCTCAAGCTACGAACGTATCGAAAGCTTAA
- a CDS encoding glucose-6-phosphate isomerase gives MQNKLTFDYTKALSFFGEHELTYLNEKVEQAHKAIHEKTGAGNDYLGWVDLPSNYDQDEFTRIEKAAEKIKSDSDVLIVIGIGGSYLGAKSAIDLLNNTFYNELPKEKRQGPQVFFAGNNISSTYLKHLLDLIEGKDVSVNVISKSGTTTEPAIAFRIFRKLLEEKYGKEEARKRIYATTDASKGALKQLASEEGYETYIIPDDVGGRFSVLTAVGLLPIAVSGINIQEVMEGALAASKDFNNPSLHENEAYQYAAVRNILYSKGKTTEILANYEPALTGFSEWWKQLFGESEGKDQKGIFPASVSFSTDLHSMGQYVQDGRRNIFETVLNVEKVAEEIFIEKEDSDLDGLNYLAGETVDYVNKKAMLGTMLAHTDGNVPNLILNIPELTPYHYGYIVYFFEKACAMSGYLLAVNPFDQPGVEAYKKNMFALLGKPGFEEEKAKLEQRLK, from the coding sequence ATGCAAAACAAACTAACATTTGATTACACAAAAGCTTTATCTTTCTTTGGAGAACACGAACTTACATATTTAAATGAAAAAGTTGAACAAGCACATAAGGCAATTCATGAAAAAACAGGAGCTGGAAACGACTATTTAGGTTGGGTTGATTTGCCAAGCAACTATGATCAAGATGAATTTACGAGAATTGAAAAAGCTGCTGAAAAGATTAAAAGTGATTCAGATGTATTGATCGTCATTGGAATTGGTGGTTCATACTTAGGGGCAAAATCAGCAATTGATCTTCTTAATAACACGTTTTACAATGAACTACCGAAAGAAAAGAGACAAGGTCCTCAAGTATTCTTTGCTGGAAATAATATTTCATCTACATACTTAAAGCATTTATTGGATCTAATCGAAGGAAAAGATGTTTCCGTTAATGTCATTTCCAAATCGGGAACGACGACAGAACCTGCAATTGCCTTCCGTATTTTTAGAAAACTATTAGAAGAGAAGTATGGAAAAGAAGAAGCACGTAAACGTATTTACGCTACAACAGATGCTTCTAAAGGAGCATTGAAACAATTAGCTTCTGAAGAAGGATATGAGACGTATATTATTCCAGATGATGTTGGAGGACGCTTCTCGGTATTAACAGCTGTAGGACTGCTTCCAATCGCTGTAAGCGGCATTAATATTCAAGAGGTAATGGAAGGAGCTCTTGCTGCAAGCAAAGACTTCAATAACCCTTCATTACATGAAAACGAAGCATATCAATATGCAGCTGTCCGTAACATCTTATATAGCAAAGGGAAAACAACAGAAATATTAGCAAACTACGAGCCGGCATTAACAGGCTTTTCTGAGTGGTGGAAACAGTTGTTTGGCGAAAGTGAAGGGAAAGACCAAAAAGGAATTTTTCCAGCATCTGTTAGCTTCTCAACGGATTTACATTCAATGGGGCAATATGTTCAAGATGGTCGACGTAACATTTTTGAAACAGTACTTAATGTTGAAAAAGTAGCGGAAGAAATCTTCATCGAAAAAGAAGATAGTGACTTAGATGGTCTTAATTATTTAGCAGGGGAAACTGTCGATTACGTGAACAAAAAAGCAATGCTCGGTACAATGCTTGCACATACAGATGGAAACGTTCCTAACTTAATCTTAAATATCCCTGAGCTTACGCCATATCACTACGGTTACATTGTTTATTTCTTTGAAAAAGCATGTGCAATGAGTGGGTATTTATTAGCTGTTAATCCATTTGATCAGCCTGGTGTCGAGGCATACAAAAAGAATATGTTTGCTTTACTTGGGAAACCAGGATTTGAAGAAGAAAAAGCAAAGCTTGAACAAAGATTAAAATAA
- a CDS encoding iron-containing alcohol dehydrogenase produces MNSFEQHNPTKLIFGKGTLSNLSKEVAQYGKKILLVYGGGSIKRTGIYENVLNELKKINAEVHELAGVEPNPRLSTVEKGIAICKENDIDFLLAVGGGSVIDATKAIAVGAKFDGNVWDIITKKAVAEDALPLGTVLTLAATGSEMNSGSVITNWETHEKYGWGTPHVFPKFSILDPTHTFSVPKDQTIYGIVDIMSHTLELYFHHVENTPLKDRFCESLLQTMIETGPKLLEDLESFDHRETVMICGTVALNQTLLLGALGDWATHNIEHSVSAVYDIPHAGGLAIIFPNWMEHVIDENVPRFKQLATRVFGINPEGKTDKEVALAGIDALRTFWSSLGAPKTLADYNIDDEKLDVMVEKAMANGPFGRFKVLESDDVKQILTKSL; encoded by the coding sequence ATGAATTCATTTGAACAACATAATCCTACAAAATTAATTTTTGGAAAAGGTACATTAAGCAATTTATCGAAAGAAGTAGCACAGTACGGTAAAAAAATTTTACTCGTATATGGTGGAGGCAGTATTAAGCGAACAGGAATTTATGAAAATGTATTAAACGAGCTAAAAAAAATAAATGCAGAAGTACATGAATTAGCAGGAGTTGAACCAAACCCACGCTTATCTACAGTGGAAAAAGGTATTGCTATATGTAAAGAAAATGATATTGATTTTTTACTAGCTGTCGGTGGTGGAAGTGTTATTGATGCGACGAAAGCTATTGCGGTTGGAGCGAAGTTTGACGGAAATGTATGGGATATTATTACGAAAAAAGCAGTTGCAGAAGATGCATTGCCATTAGGAACAGTTTTAACGCTTGCAGCAACTGGTTCTGAAATGAATTCAGGCTCTGTTATTACTAATTGGGAAACACATGAAAAATATGGCTGGGGAACGCCTCACGTTTTTCCTAAATTCTCAATTTTAGACCCGACTCATACATTTTCTGTACCAAAAGATCAAACGATTTACGGGATAGTCGATATTATGAGTCATACGTTAGAGCTTTATTTCCACCATGTAGAGAACACACCTTTAAAAGATCGCTTTTGTGAGTCATTACTACAAACGATGATTGAAACAGGACCAAAGCTACTTGAAGATCTTGAAAGTTTTGACCATCGTGAAACAGTCATGATTTGTGGAACGGTTGCTTTAAACCAAACATTACTATTAGGGGCTTTAGGTGATTGGGCTACACATAACATTGAGCATTCGGTTTCTGCGGTGTATGATATTCCCCATGCTGGTGGTTTAGCAATCATCTTCCCTAACTGGATGGAACATGTCATTGATGAAAATGTGCCACGCTTTAAGCAATTAGCAACTCGAGTATTTGGAATTAACCCTGAAGGAAAAACAGATAAAGAAGTTGCTTTAGCAGGAATCGATGCTTTACGAACGTTTTGGAGCAGCTTAGGTGCACCAAAAACATTAGCTGATTATAACATTGATGATGAAAAGCTAGATGTTATGGTTGAAAAAGCGATGGCAAATGGACCATTTGGACGTTTTAAAGTATTAGAAAGCGATGATGTGAAACAAATACTTACTAAATCATTATAA
- a CDS encoding DUF378 domain-containing protein, which translates to MSGIQRFALALTIIGAINWGLIGFFQFDLVAAIFGGQDAALSRIVYGLVGIAGLINLGLLFKPSEEVERSHATDGIR; encoded by the coding sequence ATGAGTGGTATTCAACGTTTTGCTCTAGCTTTAACAATTATAGGTGCTATTAACTGGGGATTAATTGGTTTCTTTCAATTTGATTTAGTAGCTGCGATCTTTGGCGGTCAAGATGCTGCACTTTCACGCATCGTCTACGGACTTGTCGGTATCGCTGGTTTAATTAACTTAGGTTTATTATTTAAACCATCAGAAGAAGTCGAAAGAAGCCATGCAACAGATGGTATAAGATAA
- the yugI gene encoding S1 domain-containing post-transcriptional regulator GSP13: MSKIEVGSVLEGKVTGIQPYGAFVALNEEKQGLVHISEVAHGFVKDINEYLSVGQEVQVKVLSVDEEKGKISLSIRATQEAPAQEAPKPRRAPKATKTSSYSAASQTEAASGFNTLKDKLQDWIAQSDDRQSLLKK, translated from the coding sequence ATGTCTAAAATTGAAGTAGGATCTGTATTAGAAGGAAAAGTAACAGGTATCCAACCATATGGTGCTTTTGTTGCTTTAAACGAAGAAAAACAAGGCTTAGTTCATATTTCTGAAGTTGCTCATGGCTTCGTTAAAGATATTAATGAATATCTATCTGTTGGGCAAGAAGTACAAGTAAAAGTACTTTCTGTAGATGAAGAAAAAGGAAAAATTAGCTTATCAATCCGTGCTACACAAGAGGCTCCAGCTCAAGAAGCTCCAAAGCCACGTCGTGCACCTAAAGCTACTAAAACTTCTTCTTATTCAGCTGCATCTCAAACAGAAGCTGCTAGCGGTTTTAATACGCTAAAAGATAAGCTGCAAGATTGGATTGCACAATCAGACGATCGTCAATCTTTATTAAAGAAGTAA
- a CDS encoding RNA polymerase sigma factor → MQESDLIKAAQAGDIEAFHQLMNHYLPVVEKFAYQIGNELNDIEDVTQEVFIRVYRFLNQYSKAKFTTWLYQITLNVTRDLKRKNKRNKNKVEKMMNERVDYSEALNDSLLEDEEAQMLHIAIQKLNEKYKLPLILYYFHDKKYDEIADVLSLRLSTVKTRLKRAKDKLKDILMDNEEVIKDVRG, encoded by the coding sequence ATGCAGGAGTCAGATTTAATAAAAGCTGCGCAAGCTGGTGATATAGAAGCATTTCATCAGTTAATGAACCACTATTTACCAGTAGTTGAAAAGTTTGCTTACCAAATTGGTAATGAACTAAACGATATTGAGGATGTTACACAAGAAGTTTTTATTAGAGTTTACCGTTTTTTAAATCAATATTCAAAGGCGAAATTTACTACTTGGTTATACCAAATTACCCTTAATGTTACGAGAGATTTAAAGCGTAAAAATAAACGTAACAAAAATAAAGTGGAAAAAATGATGAACGAGAGAGTTGATTATTCCGAAGCACTAAATGACTCGCTGTTAGAGGATGAGGAAGCTCAGATGTTACACATTGCTATACAAAAGTTAAATGAAAAATATAAACTGCCATTAATTTTATATTACTTCCACGATAAAAAATATGATGAAATAGCTGATGTACTAAGTCTCAGACTCTCTACTGTAAAAACGAGATTAAAACGAGCAAAAGACAAACTAAAAGATATCTTAATGGACAACGAGGAGGTTATAAAAGATGTTCGAGGATAA
- the dat gene encoding D-amino-acid transaminase has product MLAFYNGEFIESTEKIVSLEDRGYLFGDGVYEVVRIYNGKPFMLEEHLERLKNSAEALHIPMPYSDEEFKQYIAEGLNRLNESNVDIYMQITRGSAPRNHVFDKDIQPVTAMIFRKSKKIADDIRENGGSVLLREDQRWANCYIKSLNLLPNILAKNEAAEKGCYEAIFYKDNVVTEGSASNIFVVKNNELYTTPLHKGILPGITRIAVLKVAKELNIIIHEEFFTPHFLKEADECFVTSTTSEVLPITIVEGEKISNGKVGELTKNIYEGFKELTKK; this is encoded by the coding sequence GGCTTTTTATAATGGGGAGTTTATTGAAAGTACCGAAAAAATAGTATCATTAGAAGATCGAGGTTATCTTTTTGGTGATGGTGTATACGAAGTAGTACGGATATATAATGGAAAACCATTTATGTTGGAAGAACACCTTGAAAGATTAAAAAATAGTGCCGAAGCACTTCACATCCCAATGCCTTACAGTGATGAGGAATTTAAGCAGTATATTGCTGAAGGATTAAATCGTTTAAATGAAAGTAATGTTGATATATACATGCAAATCACAAGAGGCTCAGCCCCTAGAAACCATGTTTTCGATAAAGATATCCAACCAGTAACTGCTATGATTTTTCGAAAGTCAAAAAAAATAGCGGATGATATTAGAGAAAATGGTGGAAGTGTATTATTAAGAGAAGATCAAAGATGGGCAAATTGTTATATTAAATCATTAAACTTACTGCCTAATATACTAGCAAAGAATGAAGCCGCTGAAAAAGGATGTTATGAAGCTATTTTTTATAAAGATAACGTTGTAACCGAAGGATCTGCAAGCAATATTTTTGTTGTTAAGAATAATGAACTTTATACAACACCACTCCATAAAGGGATTTTACCTGGAATTACGAGGATTGCAGTTCTCAAAGTGGCTAAGGAATTAAACATAATAATACATGAAGAATTTTTCACACCACATTTTTTAAAAGAAGCGGATGAATGTTTTGTAACCAGTACAACGTCAGAAGTTCTTCCAATTACTATTGTTGAAGGCGAAAAGATTAGTAATGGTAAAGTCGGAGAACTGACAAAGAATATATATGAAGGATTTAAAGAATTAACGAAGAAATAA